In Desulfobacter hydrogenophilus, the genomic stretch ACCTTGCCAGCTTAAATGGGAAAGCACCGGCTTAACCCTGTTCACCCGGAATGCCTCACGATCATAGGTTTTCTGTGTCACCCCCGAAGCCAGAAGACGGTTGACTTTAGTAATACATTTTTCTCCCCAGCCGGTTTTGTCAATCTCAATACAAACTCCGTCATCATACACGGGAATCTGTTCTACGCCGAGCAGGCTGTCTTTGCTGAACTCACACATAAAGATACAACCAACCCGCTCAAATCTGTTCCAGTTCAGATAATCCCCGCTGTCCCAGTAGACATGGCTGGACATAAAATTCCCTAAAGAGTACGCCACCGGCACCTTTCCGATCATTTCCATGCCCTGAACCACATGGGGATGATGTCCAAGCACCAATGATGCGCCTGCATCGGCAAAAGCCCTGGCCTGATCCATCTGGCCCGGCGAAGGAATCCGGAATCGTTCCATGCCCCAATGGGGAGAAACAATGACATGATCCATCGTCTGTTTCAATTGCCTTATCCGGCTGCAAACCCTTTCGGTCTCAAGTGGTGTCACACCACTATTGCTTTCCCCGGCAAATCGGGATATCCCACTGGATTGGTCCACAACGCCCAAAATGGCCAGTCGTATCCCGTGAATATCATACAGAATCGGTTTAATTGCCTCCTGAAAGTTCAACCCTGCCCCGCACCACCTGATACCAATGCCGGACAGCATTTCCCTTAAACGTATGAAACCCTGATCATAACAGTCAAAGGTATGATTGTTTCCCAGGGAGACACAGTCAATCCCGGACTGTTCAAGAGAGAGAATTTGAGTTTCCGTTGTCAGTACCCGGGGTTCTGTGGGAACTTTTTCATCCCCTTCAAGGGTGCACTCCAGATTGGCAAAAATCAGGTCACGCGATTTAAAAAGGGATTGAATTTCATCAGATAACGCTTCAAGCCCCCGGCCGGGCCGGTCACTGGCCCGGGCCGTCAACAAAAGATCCCCAACTGCGGCAAATTGTATTGTTTTATTTCCCATCTATCCTCGCATCTCAATATTTCCCGGACAAAGTCCGGGCACAGCGCCCAGGCAGCCCCCTGCTGCAAAGCAATATATATCTGTAAAAGAAGGATGTCTCGATGCCAAAAACAGCTGACCACCTTCCTGAAGTATGCCAAGCACAGCACAAAAAAAAGCTGCCATCCACATACCGTAACCGCCCTGTTTAAACCATCCGAATCGTATCTTTAACAGATATACCAGCATGGCCGGCAAAAATATATTTTGAACAAACAACCTGGCATGGTTCAAACTTGCTCCCATAGCATAGTCGTACAGGGGAAGGAGTTTTAAAACAGATGGCAGCCTTACCGGTATCAGTTCCATGCGCCAGTTAAAATCAAAAGGAAACCATGCAAGATAAAAAATATATAACAGTATCAGGGCAATACCCCAATTTAATTTTTCAATATTTTTTAGTTTCCCGAATAAAAGTCCTATTCCCAACCCACCAATACACCCCAGCCATCCTGAAACTACATTGGCGGCATTAAAGAAGCGGGACACAATAAACAGTTTCCCCACTTCAAGAGATAAACAAAACAAACCCACAACAAAAACCGCCTGTGCTAATCTTAAAAATCGAAATTTATTTTCCAGGCAAGAACTGAAAAGCAGTGTCAAACACCCATAAACCAACCCGACTTTAAGCATCCACCAGTGCCAGGGATGAGCTGCAAATCCCAAATCCAGAGAAAAAATAGACCTTTTGAAATTTCGACCCACCTGTTTCAGCAGAATCGTGGGCATAAACGGAGATAGTGCATCTGCCGCGGTCAATCCGGCAAATATCAGAGTGG encodes the following:
- a CDS encoding CapA family protein: MGNKTIQFAAVGDLLLTARASDRPGRGLEALSDEIQSLFKSRDLIFANLECTLEGDEKVPTEPRVLTTETQILSLEQSGIDCVSLGNNHTFDCYDQGFIRLREMLSGIGIRWCGAGLNFQEAIKPILYDIHGIRLAILGVVDQSSGISRFAGESNSGVTPLETERVCSRIRQLKQTMDHVIVSPHWGMERFRIPSPGQMDQARAFADAGASLVLGHHPHVVQGMEMIGKVPVAYSLGNFMSSHVYWDSGDYLNWNRFERVGCIFMCEFSKDSLLGVEQIPVYDDGVCIEIDKTGWGEKCITKVNRLLASGVTQKTYDREAFRVNRVKPVLSHLSWQGLKKIRLRHFIKAYKKLVSKTKEIL
- a CDS encoding VanZ family protein; translated protein: MGRLIQSSCKIHRNLLFGLGAGYAVLLIYASLMPFDFSFGNGWSGQYKFFWSYWPFNLGARISGSDVLSNLILYTPLGWMITVRLRLSNFNAVLSLAASGILCSLISFFVEMLQIATVSRVASASDWLLNTISGTAGSFLGLVAGKKMWISGIDWLKSRWQKKPVVIATLIFAGLTAADALSPFMPTILLKQVGRNFKRSIFSLDLGFAAHPWHWWMLKVGLVYGCLTLLFSSCLENKFRFLRLAQAVFVVGLFCLSLEVGKLFIVSRFFNAANVVSGWLGCIGGLGIGLLFGKLKNIEKLNWGIALILLYIFYLAWFPFDFNWRMELIPVRLPSVLKLLPLYDYAMGASLNHARLFVQNIFLPAMLVYLLKIRFGWFKQGGYGMWMAAFFCAVLGILQEGGQLFLASRHPSFTDIYCFAAGGCLGAVPGLCPGNIEMRG